A region of the Gopherus flavomarginatus isolate rGopFla2 chromosome 3, rGopFla2.mat.asm, whole genome shotgun sequence genome:
CACACCTGCCTAGAGTGCAGCCAGCGTTTCCAGTTCGAGTTCCCCTACGCGGCCCACCTGCGGTTCCGCTGCCCCAAGAGGCTGCCCAGCTCGGAGCCCAGCCCCGCCGAGGAGCCGCGCGGCAAGGACAGCGCCAAGGAGCCGGCGGCCAGCCTGGGGCCCGGAGCCAACAAATACTGCAAGCCCGGCGGGCCGCTCCGCGGGCACTACCCGGGCCCCGGCCAGGACAGCGGCAACGCCAAACCCTCCACGGACTTCCACAACCTGGCCCGCGAGCTGGAGAACTCCCGGGCGGGCGGCAGCTCCCCCAGCCGGGGCGCGGGCGGCAAAGCCAAGCGcaggtacccggaggagccgggCGAGGAGCGGGGCCAgggggccggcagggggcgcttgccctcctcccccaaggaGGAGCTGGTGTGCACCCCGCAGCAGCAGTACCGGCCGGCGGGCAGCTACTTCGGCCTGGAGGAGAGCGGCCGCCTCTTCGGGCCGCCCAGCCCCGAGACGGGCGAGGCCAAGCGCAGCGCCTTCGTGGAGGTGAAGAAAGCCTCGCGCGGGCTGGAGGCCGAGGCGGCGGCGGAGGAGGCggcggagcagcagcagcagcagcagcgcgccTCGCCCGCCGGCGCCGGGGACTCGCTGCTGGGCGCCCGGCCGGGCGGGCCGCTCTCCGGGGGCAGCCCGGCGCGGGGCAGCGCCTTCACCACGGTGCCGCAGCTGGGCGGCAAGGCGGAGGAGCGGAAAAGCGCCTTCTCCCAGCCCGCCCGCTCCGCCTTCCCGCCGCACGTGGCGCCGCTGGGGCTGGCCCAGAAGCTGGGCGGCCTGGGCGAGCCCTGCCCGGAGGCCGCCGCCCGCCTGTACCCGGCCGATCCGCTGGCCGCCAAGCTGCCCGGCGCTGCCGAGCTGCCCGGCGCCGGCGGGGCGCCCAAGCAGAGCCCCTTCCTCTACGCCACCGCCTTCTGGCCCAAGAGCTCGGTGGCGGCGGCGGCCGGGCCGCTCCAGCTGCAGCTGCCCTCGGCCCTGACCCTGCTGCCGCCCTCCTTCACCTCGCTGTGCCTGCCGGCCCAGAACTGGTGCGCCAAGTGCAACGCCTCCTTCCGCATGACCTCCGACCTGGTGTACCACATGCGCTCGCACCACAAGAAGGAGTACGCCCTGGAGCCGCTGGTCAAGCGCCGCCGCGAGGAGAAGCTCAAGTGCCCCATCTGCAACGAGTCCTTCCGCGAGCGCCACCACCTCTCCCGGCACATGACCTCCCACAACTGAGCGGGGCCCTCCCCCGGGTATCGGGACAGAGCCACACACGCCctcccaacagcccccccccccgcccccggccggCTCTGCCTTCTCCAGGCCGGTCACAGCAGGGGGGGGGGTTGATCCGCTCCACCCCCGCCTACGTTTTCCAAACTAATTTGGGGTGTTTCAGAGAGCAGGTGGGTGAGGTGCTAGCTTTgatctgctggtgagagagaagctttccagTTTACCTAGGGCGACCACATAgagagtgtgaaaaatcgagactgGGTGGGGGGAAATAAGCTCCTATACAAGAAGAAGCCCCGAATATGgggactgtccctaaaaaatcgggacatctggtcaccctaagcttaccaggagctcttcttcaggtttttgggattttgtttttgtttttagcaaCCCACCTGAGATACCAAGGTCAGATCCCCACTTGCCAAAATTAGCCCGCATTCATTGTCTTTGATGGCGCTATGGTAATTTATATCAGCGGAGGATCTGTCTGGCccttgattttcagaaggcaggtACCTAGCACTTTCTGATAATCAGACCTCTTGAAGGTGTCTCCGTTTGAACAAACACcccaaatcattagtcacttctgaaagTGTAGGCCTTTACCTTGCAGCATACCAGACCAAGAGGGGGaagggttggatttttttttctcttttttctattCGAATGCACGCATTTTCACTTTcccccaaaaataaataaaaataaaaaaactttaaaactaataaagtacattttttaaaatgtcatataTTGCAACATATTGATGCATTTGTCATACCTTTCTACTTAAATTATTAAGCACTTATGGTTTAGATTTAATAATTATATGTAAGGGTAAATTTTTATTTTAGatataaagttttttaaaaaggaaggaggATTCAATGCTTTCTGCATTTGATGACAGTTTGtgttctttcaaaaaaaaaaaggactctaTTTAAGTTTCCAAGGGAGAAGTGCATGTATCATGAAATGATTATGGACTTCAGTGCAGAATGTCCTCAATTCTGTAAATATGTATTTCCTTTTAATACAAAGTGTAATTCTGTGCCAGTGAAATGAAGTCTGCATAGTTatgtgtttctttttttcccttaaaaagaTTTTATTCAACTTTATAGTTTATCTGGGTATGTTGGATGCTTTGACAATAAATGACTTTATTTTCTTCAAAGCACTTGGATGTTGATAAGTACTCATTTAGAAAGAGTGGCCTATCTAACAGGGGTAAAATGCTAAGACTATATACTATAAAGGAGAAATACATATATGATCCTTTAGAAATAGTGGGCAAGAAAAATAATTCAGGGTATAGTATAGCCCCCTTGTTTCTGAGCACAGTCTAATTAACAGTGGTTAGATACAGCGGTGTTGCACCACTGTGTGAGGAGATATACAGCTCCAGAAAGCAACATCTGATTATCATTTGGAAACATTGTGCTGATGTGTTCAAAGGAGAAAACATTTAGACAAGCATGCCTGCCATTTAGCTGACCCTTCCATGTCAGCTTTCTTTTCGGTAGCCGTGTAATTAGCATCTTCACAAATGGCTGGAGACAGATCATTTATATAATTAGATCTATATGGAGGGTTTACATTTTGTTGTACACTCTGTGTGCCCGTGCAGGAATGACTGCAACATTTATGTCCCTCTGTTATGACTTTTAGGCCCGTAGGAAATCCTTCTTTTAAAAGGCACCAAATTCATATGGGTTTTAGGCTTGCGTTTGGCTGGGATCTCTGTGCACAATACCTTATTTTGAAAAAGCCACTGATGCTGAATGGCACCCTAGTAAATACAGCCCAGGCACCTCACTTATGTCACATAAGAGATGTGCTTTTAATACATCCTGAAAAGAAAGAATATTAAATCGCCATAAATATACTGTACTGATAGCTTTCCAGTACTATCTAAAACGAACTAGACTAACTACCCATGTCTTTAAAACCTTGTTAGCACAATATTAAttctttacaattaaaaaaaaaaggatagaaAAATGCCAGATAGGAAGACGAGCAAATGGGGTAATCGGAATACTGCAATAACGTTAATGTGAATATGCTGTTCCTCTAGGAATATAGAAATATTGTCGCTCCTAGTTACTGTCATGAGACAGTTACATCCCTCTACCTATGATGTCACGGTACCTGCTCTTCGAACCTGCGGCCACTCACCCAGACACTGTATCCCTGATGTGGCGGTGAAGGGCCAACTATACGCATGCCCCCCGGTTCTGGAAGGTCTCAGACCTTCAGTGGAATTTCCACGTCATTTCTAATCAGTGAAAGAAAACTAGACACGTCTAGCCATCATCGTCCCAGGTTTGATTGAGACACGAGTATTGACTAGATTAAGATCGAATCCAACCGCTTTATGTAACATACAAGGGGTTTAGTGctggcttttttccccttccttctgcTGTTACTTCATAATAAAACCAACTCTTTCCCCCCTCGTGCATGACATTTTCCTTTGTGTACAACAGTGGCTATGACTTTGGCCTGACTGCTTTTGTGTGGAAAGAAAACTGCCGTTTGTTTTGAGCCTGCTGGACGTAAATCACTAAAGTCATGTCAATTTCTCTTCCGGGCGTtggccatttttttttctaaGCTGCCAGGgctccaaagcctgctgaagttaGTCCATCGACATCAGCGGGCTCTGAACCAGACGATGATGTCCGGGATGTGGGCAGAGCTGCTAAAGATCACAAGCTGGTGGAATCCTTGGGAACGTGAATCCACTTGTGCCAACCGTTACTCCGGCGCCATGTAAACGATGTTAGAGCGGGTTGCGCTTTGTAAGCGAGGGTGGAATTTGGCCCCTAATCTGTTATTTCGGGATGCAAAAGCacccactgacgtcagtgggagcCCAAGCAATACAGCAGCTAGCATGTGTATGTGAATGTTTGGGATTCCCTTTCACAGCGGCGAGACACACTTTGCACCGATGTGGTCAGCAGCTTTCAGGTGCCTCGCCAGTCAAGCGAGGGCTGGTGCAGACAGAGGTTTGAGGGACACCGTTGCAAGAGAGGCTCTTGACATCATCCAAACCGAGTGAGCAGGTTCCATCCATGCCGCCTACCTATGCCAGGGGTAAAATAACTGCACTAAAAGCAAACCCCGCAGAAAGCTTGACTGGGTGGAATGGttacaaaatctgtgtgtgttctagggtgaccagatgtcctgattttatagggacagtcccgattttggggtctttttcttatataggctcctaccccttaccccctgtcccgatttgtcacacttgctgtctggtcactgtgTTCTGATTTGATATATCCGCTGCTGAAAAAGTCAGCATTGAGTGTCACTTGgtttacacacacacgcacttgtAAGCAGACGTAGTTGAATGATGCTACAATAGTTTGCATCCTTTTTAGAACGGCAGGTTAAATATAAATGACATCCCACATTACCATGGGTACACAGCCCTGTGTGTTATTCCTTTAGTTTATACCGTAGTTTGAAATTGGAAAACACAACGCA
Encoded here:
- the PRDM8 gene encoding PR domain zinc finger protein 8 isoform X2: MEETGVQRGIWDGDAKAVQQCLTDIFTSVYTTCDIPENAIFGPCVLSHTSLYDSIAFIALKSTDKRTVPYIFRVDTSAANGSSEGLMWLRLVQSARDKEEQNLEAYIKNGQLFYRSLRRIAKDEELLVWYGKELTELLLLSTARSHSKMNGSAPHTCLECSQRFQFEFPYAAHLRFRCPKRLPSSEPSPAEEPRGKDSAKEPAASLGPGANKYCKPGGPLRGHYPGPGQDSGNAKPSTDFHNLARELENSRAGGSSPSRGAGGKAKRRYPEEPGEERGQGAGRGRLPSSPKEELVCTPQQQYRPAGSYFGLEESGRLFGPPSPETGEAKRSAFVEVKKASRGLEAEAAAEEAAEQQQQQQRASPAGAGDSLLGARPGGPLSGGSPARGSAFTTVPQLGGKAEERKSAFSQPARSAFPPHVAPLGLAQKLGGLGEPCPEAAARLYPADPLAAKLPGAAELPGAGGAPKQSPFLYATAFWPKSSVAAAAGPLQLQLPSALTLLPPSFTSLCLPAQNWCAKCNASFRMTSDLVYHMRSHHKKEYALEPLVKRRREEKLKCPICNESFRERHHLSRHMTSHN
- the PRDM8 gene encoding PR domain zinc finger protein 8 isoform X1; translation: MRLSPMAAVYQADRGWFPGGTKPWESSGILLASVLRGMEETGVQRGIWDGDAKAVQQCLTDIFTSVYTTCDIPENAIFGPCVLSHTSLYDSIAFIALKSTDKRTVPYIFRVDTSAANGSSEGLMWLRLVQSARDKEEQNLEAYIKNGQLFYRSLRRIAKDEELLVWYGKELTELLLLSTARSHSKMNGSAPHTCLECSQRFQFEFPYAAHLRFRCPKRLPSSEPSPAEEPRGKDSAKEPAASLGPGANKYCKPGGPLRGHYPGPGQDSGNAKPSTDFHNLARELENSRAGGSSPSRGAGGKAKRRYPEEPGEERGQGAGRGRLPSSPKEELVCTPQQQYRPAGSYFGLEESGRLFGPPSPETGEAKRSAFVEVKKASRGLEAEAAAEEAAEQQQQQQRASPAGAGDSLLGARPGGPLSGGSPARGSAFTTVPQLGGKAEERKSAFSQPARSAFPPHVAPLGLAQKLGGLGEPCPEAAARLYPADPLAAKLPGAAELPGAGGAPKQSPFLYATAFWPKSSVAAAAGPLQLQLPSALTLLPPSFTSLCLPAQNWCAKCNASFRMTSDLVYHMRSHHKKEYALEPLVKRRREEKLKCPICNESFRERHHLSRHMTSHN